The Methylocystis bryophila genome contains the following window.
GGAAACTCATGGAGAGACAATCGTCCTCCGCGGGCTCGACCTTTTCCTTCGACGTCAAGGGCGGGCAGGAAGAGGCCTTCGCCTTCCTCAATCGCCTGCAGCTCTTCAAGCTCGCCGTAAGCCTTGGCGGAACAGAGTCCTTGATCTGCCATCCGACGACGACGGTGCATTCGGGGTTGACCGAGGAGGCGCGGCGCGAGATCGGCATCACGCCGTCGCTCATCCGCATGTCGATCGGCGTCGAGCATCCCGACGATCTCCTCGCGGATATCGCTCAGGCTTTCGGGTAAACGGGAAAGACACGTTCATGACGGCGCTGAGCCAGGACCTGCTTTCGAAGGTTCCGAGCATCGTCTGGATTGCGGTGCTCTGCCTCGTGCTCTTGCTTGAATTCAAGCGATGGGGGTCGATGCGGGGTGAGCACCGATGGTGTCACAGCTCTCATCTGATCATGCTTGTCGGCATGATCTACATGTTTTTTGCCATGGCCTTCGAACGGGAGTGGATGTTCAGAAGCGCGTGGATGACGCTTTATGCGGTGATATGCCTCGTAATCTTGTTCTGGATGATGATCCGGCTGCGCGGCCAAGGCTCAATCGGCAAGATGTGGATTTCGACCTTCATCCAGCAGGCGGCCATGGTCTATATGTGCTATTCTCCGATGCGCTGGATTCCCGTCGTCAGTTACGCCTTGGTGTTATATTTCGCTTTCGAGGCGCTCACCCCGCTGATCTCGGCGCCCATGGGGCGTTCGGCGAAGGGCTTAGCGCCGACGCCGCTTTTCTGCTGGCCAAACCCCAATCAGCTCTGCGCCTTCGTGATGGCGGCGTCGATGGGCTACATGTTTCTGGGAATGCAGCTCAAGGCTAGCCTGAAGGAATCGGAGCGGCTCGCCCTTCAAACCAACCTTGAACCGGTCGAAGCCAATAACGCGAAACGCGCGGAAGGATCGATGCTTTCGCCTGCATCAGCCTTGGCCGCGGCGACGTTGGCCGCGTCATCCTCCGCGCCGCCGCCGCCCGCGAACGACCCTGCGCCGTCACGGGTTCAGCCACAGCAGGGAGCTGAGCCCGCCATCCGCAAAGCCTCGCGGGCTGTCGGTATGTCCCAGGCGCGTCGACCCTTATGGCGATCTCGCGCTCGCGCGCACCCTGTTCATCCGCATGTCCCGAGGCGACATCGTCCGTGGCGTTGATCCAGAATCAGCGGGAAGCATTCGCTCTCATGCGCCGAGCATTTTGAGCGCCGCCTCATGCACACGGGGATCGCCGGCGGCGATGATCGCGCCGCCCTTCGACGCGTCCTCGCCGCTCCATGTCGTGACGATTCCGCCCGCACCGCGAACGATCGGGATCAGCGCGACGATGTCGTATGGGTGAAGCCCCGCCTCGATCACGAGATCGACATGGCCCGCGGCGAGCGCGCAATAGGCGTAGCAGTCGCCGCCGTAACGAGAAAGTCGCGCTTGCTTCTCGACGCGGCGGAAGGCCTCGAGGCGCCCTTCCTCGATCAGGAGCGGCGAGGTCGTCATCAGCGTCGCCTCCGAAAGCGCCGCGCAGCGCCGCGTCGCGATCCTGCGCTTCTCGGCGCCGTCATACCGCGACCAGAAGGCGGCCTCCCCGTCGCCGAAGAAACGTTCGCGCGTGAAGGGCTGGTTCATGAGGCCGTAGACCGGCGCGCCCTTGTGGGAAAGGCCGATCAGCGTGCCCCATGTCGGAAAGCCGCAAATGAAGGACTTGGTGCCGTCGATCGGGTCCAGCGTCCAGACATATTCGGCGTCGACCCTGCGATCGCCGAACTCCTCGCCGACGATTCCGTGCTCGGGGAAGAATTGCTCGATCAGGCGCCGCATCGCGGTCTCCGCCGCGTGGTCGGCTTCCGTCACCGGATCGAAATCGCCGGCGGAAGACTTGTTCCGCGCCGAAAGCGCCGTGCGAAAAAAGGGAAGGATCGCCTCGCCCGAAACATGTGCGAGCTCCTCGACGAATTTTTCGAAATCGACCGCTGTCATGCGTCTACCAAAGCCCCCATGCAGTGTGTGATAACCCTTGCCCAAGGAGCGGTGACGAAGCAATTCAGGGACAGGCCCCTTCCGCTCGTCTCTTTTATCCACGCTGAGGCGACGAAGAACGCTTTTACAGTCGGGCATGCGCCGCGTCACGCGCACGAAATGGGCAAAAGGAGAGCTGGCTTCCTATTCCGCCGCGAGCCGCGCGGGCGGAGCGGCGTCGCCGACGGCGCGCAAGAGCTCGCCAATCGCCTCGCGCAGATGCTCCGCCACGGTTTGGAACTGATCATTAGGCTCGAGCCTCGCCTCGTCCATATAGAGGCTGCGCGCAACCTCGATCTGCACGGCGTGCCTGCCCGTCCGCGGACGCCCGTAATGCTCGGTGATGAATCCGCCGGCATAGGGCCGGTTGCGATGCACGTTATAACCCAAGCGCCGCAGCGTCTCCTCGAGCGCGTCGGCGAGGCGCTGCTCGCAGCTCGCGCCGAACCGGTCGCCGATCACGAAATCGACGCGGCGCTTCTCGGCCCGCGCGCCCTCACGCGCCATCAGGGTCGGCATCGAGTGGCAATCGATCAACACCGCCACGCCGTGCTCCTGGCGCGCGCGATTCATAAGCTCGGCGAGGGCAATGTGATAAGGCTCATAGAGTCCGCCGATGCGTAGGAGCGCGTCGGCGACGCGCAGCTTCTCGCGATAGATCTCGCGCGCGTCCGCCACGACGCGCGGTATCGTCCCTAGACCCGCGGCGACGCGCAAGGAACGCGAATTGGCGTTCTCCGGCAGCGCGTCCTCGAACATGCGCTGATCGAGCTCGTAGGGCTCGCGGTTGAGATCGAGGTAAGCCCGCGGAAACTTGGCGCAGAGCATCGGCGCGCCGAGCGCCGCCGCGGGCTGGAAGAGCTCGTCCACGAAGGCGTCCTCGGAACGGCGCAGCGTGGCGATGTCGAGCTTGGTCGCTTCGAGGAAGCGCGCCGGATAGATGCGCCCCGAATGCGGGGAGGAGAACACGAGCGGCGTCGTGGCGTCGCGGGCGGCCAGAAGCGCCAGCGGCTCTCCAAGCTCCGGCTCGACCGGCGAAGCTCGTCCCGCCTCGAGCGCGCGCTGCAACCGATTCGGCTCGAACTCGCCTGTCATGGTTCCTTCGATTTCCTTGTCGCCCGTCCCCGGCGCGACGAAGCGGCTGGCGCCCCCGGCGGGTTGGCGATAAACTCCGATTAAGGTAACGGCAATCGGCTAGTTTTTCACGCGATTTTTACGAACAGCCCCCTTTATAGGGTAAACACCTAGAGGCGCGCGATGACAGACTCCACACCTGCAAAGATACTTCTGGCCGAGGACGACCACGACATGCGGCGCTTTCTGGTCAAAGCGCTGCAGCATGCGGGGTTTGTCGTCACCTCCTTCGACAATGGACTCGACGCCTATGATCAGCTCCGGGTCGAGCCTTTCGAATTGCTTCTCACGGACATCGTGATGCCCGAGATGGACGGCATCGAGCTTGCCCGCCGGGCCACCGAGCTCGACCCGGACATCAAGGTCATGTTCATCACGGGCTTCGCCGCGGTGGCGCTGAACCCGGACAATCAGGCGCCGACTCAGGCCAAGGTTCTCTCGAAACCCTTCCATCTGCGCGACCTCGTCAACGAGGTGCAGCGGCTGCTGGCGGCGTGAGCTGAAAAAAGCCCCCTCCCTGTCCCTCCCCCGCAAGCGGGAGAGGGCACCCTAACGATCAGCCGTCTCGATGAGGCCGAATCCGCCCCCTCTCCCGCGAAGCGGAGGAGGGCTGGGGAGGGGGGCCTACTCCCGAGCCAAAAGCTTTGCGGGCTTCGGTCCGCCGCTCGCCCAATCCAATAGCTCGACGAGATGCAGCACGGGAAGGTCCGTGCCCCCCGCGATCTGCGTGATGCAGCCGAGATTGCCGGCGGCGACGACGTCGGGCGCGAGCGCCTCGATATTGGCGACCTTGCGGCTCCGCAGGGCCGCCGCCATTTCCGGCTGCAGCAAATTATAAGTCCCCGCCGAGCCGCAGCAGATGTGGCCTTCCGGCACGCCGAGCGTCTCGAAGCCCGCCGCCTCGAGCAAGGCCATCGGCTCCTGCGTCACCCTTTGTCCGTGTTGCAGCGAGCAGGCGGAATGGTAGGCGACGCGAAGCTTCGGCGCCGCTCCCGGCCACGCAATCGCCAACTCGGCCAGGACCTCGCTCACGTCGCGCGCGATCGAGGCGATATGCGCTGCGGCCTCGGCCCTCAGCGGGTCGTTGCGGAACATGAAGCCGTAATCCTTGACGGTCGTTCCGCAGCCTGACGTGTTGATGACGATCCGATCGAGCCCGCCCTTCGCGATCTCGCGCGTCCAGGCGTCGATATTGCGCGCCGCGAGATCCCGCGACGCGTCCGTCTTGCCGAGGTGATGCTCGAGCGCTCCGCAACAGCCTGCGCCGTGAGCGATCACGACCTCGACGCCGTAACGCGTCAGGAGCCGCACAGTCGCTTCATTGATGGCGGGATCGAGCGCTTGTTGCGCGCAACCGTTCAGCAGAGCCACCCGCAGTCTGCGCGCGCCCTGCGCCGAAAAGATTTGCGGCCGGTCGACCTCAGAGGCCTTGGGGATCTTTTTTGGCGCCAGCGCGAGCATCGCAGCGAGACGCTCGGAAAAGAGCCGCGCGAAAGGCCGCGCCAACGCCGAAAATCGCAAGCCCCATCGGAACAGCGCCGGCCGCGCGAGCACGAAGGCGAGTGTCGCGCGCAAGCCGCGCTCAGGGAGAGGACGGACATAAGTCCGCTCGACGCGCGCGCGCGCGTGGTCGAGGAGATGCATGTAGTGGACGCCCGAGGGACAGGTCGTCATGCAGCCCCAACAAGAGAGACAGCGATCGAGGTGACGCGTTATGCGCGCGTCGGCCGCCCGGTCGTTCTCGAGCATCTCCTTGATGAGGTAGATGCGTCCGCGCGGGCTGTCGAGCTCGTCGCCGGTGAGCAGAAAGGTCGGACAAGTCGCCGTGCAGAAGCCGCAATGCACGCAAGCGCGCAAAATTTTCTCCGACTGCGCCATGTCGGGATTTTCGAGGAGAGCCGGCGGGAAATGCGTCTGCATCGGATCAGAACTCCGCGCAAAGCCGGCCGCGCTCCAAAATATGCGCGGGATCGAAGCTTTCCTTCACACGGCGAGAGAGCGCCGCGAGCGCGGCGGGTTTCGGCTGAAAGACGCCGACGCGGGCGCGAATTTCATCTTCGGCCCGCAGCAGCGTCGCCTGTCCGCCGAGTTCTTCCACGATGCGGCGCAGCACGCCGGCGCGGGCGTCCGCGGTCGGCTCGAAGCAAAGCCAGACAAGGCCGCCCGCCCAATCATAGAAATGCGCGATCGGCGCCGCGCCCGCCGCGTGCAAATTCTCTAAGAGCTTCGCGCCATTCGTCGGCGCAAGCGAGACGCGCCACAGGTCTCCCGGCGCGCGCGCGACGGGCTCGGCGTCGCGCAGCCGCCGCCACAGCGCGCGCGAGGCGTCCGCATCGAGCGTCTCGAACGCGCCGCCCCGCGGAGCGAGAAGCGCAACCAGCTCGTCGCGCCGCGAGTCCAGCGAGATCGCCGCTCCCTCGAGCCGGATCGCCGCGACGTTGCGTGCGAGCGAAAGCGGTCGTGAGCCCGCGGGCAGCATCGCAAAGCCGCTCGCGTCGGCTTGCGCCTGCGACGCCTTGCGCAGCGCCGCAAGGCTCGCCGCCTCGTCGAGGCCGGTTTGAAGCAGCGTCGCCTCGCTCGACGCTTTCGGCAGAACCTTCAGCGTCACCTCGGTCAACGCTGCGAGCGTGCCGAAGGAGCCCGCGACGAGCTTCGAGAGATCATAGCCTGTGACGTTCTTCATCACGCGGCCGCCGGATTTGACGATCTCGCCCCGTCCCGTGACGCAACGAAAGCCGAGCAGGTGATCGCGCAAGGCGCCAGCCTTGATGCGACGCGGCCCCGAGGCGCCCGTCGCGACGAGCCCGCCGATCGTGCCGGCTCCCGAGCCGAAAAGCGCGCCGAAGTCGATCGGCTCGAAAGCGAGCTCTTGGGCCTTGGCGTCGAGAAGCGCCTCGATCTCCGCGCGCGGCGTCGCCGCGCCGGCCGTGAGCACGAGCTCCTCGGGCTCATAGAGCGTGACGCCGCTGAAGGCCGCGAGGGAAAGCGCCTCCCCCCTCGAGGGACGGCCGAACGCGCGCTTCGTGTCGGAGCCTACGAGCCGCAACGGCGCGACGCGCGCGGCGGCGTCGCGAATGATTTCGGCGAGCTCGTTTTCGTCTTGCGGAACGAGGCTCATCAAAATCTCGGAAGCTCGGGAAAGGGCAAGGCGCCGCCTTCGACATGCATCATGCCCATCTCGGCGCAGCGATGCAGCGTCGGGAAAACTTTGCCGGGATTGAGCCGGCCTTGCGGGTCAAAGGCGCATTTGACGCGCATCTGCTGCTCCAAATCCGTCTCGCTGAACATCTCGCCCATCAGATCGCGCTTCTCGACGCCGACGCCGTGCTCGCCCGTCAGCACGCCGTCGAGAGAAACGCAGAGGCGCAGGATGTCGGCGCCGAGCGCCTCGGCGCGCTCCATGTCTCCGTCGATCGACGCGTCATAGAGAATGAGCGGATGCAGATTGCCGTCACCGGCGTGAAACACATTGGCGACGCGCAACCCATATTTTTTCGCGAGCGCCTCCATGCCGAGCATCGCCTCGGGCAAACGTCCGCGCGGGATCGTGCCGTCCATGCAGAGATAATCGGGACCGATGCAGGCGACCGCCGGAAAGGCGTTCTTGCGACCGGCCCAAAACTGCAAGCGCTCGGCTTCGCTGGTGGAGGCCTTGACGGTCGTCGCGCCTTCCCCCCGCGCGATGTCCTCGACGACACCGACGAGATGATCGACCTCGGCCGCGGTTCCGTCGAGCTCGACGATGAGCATCGCCTCGGCGTCTTGCGGATAGCCGCAGGGTTGGAATCGTTCGGTCGCGCCGATCGTCGCGCGATCCATCATCTCGAGGCCCGCCGGAATGACTCCCTTCCCGATGATCGCGCCGACGCTGCGCGCGGCCGCCTCGATGCTCGCAAAGCCCAAGAGCAAGGCGCGCGCGAGCGGCGGCTTGCGCAAGAGCCTCACCGTGACCTCGGTCACGACGCCGAGCAGCCCTTCCGAGCCGGTCATCAGGCCGAGAAGGTCGTAGGGCTCGCAATCGAGACCCTTGCCGCCGAGACGGACGACTTCCCCGCCCATGAGCACGATCTCGAGACCGAGAATATTGTTCGTGGTGAGGCCGTATTTGAGGCAGTGCACGCCGCCGGCGTTCTCGGCGACATTGCCGCCGATCGAGCAGGCGATCTGCGAGGACGGGTCAGGCGCGTAATAGAAGCCCTGCGCTTCGACCGCCTTGCTGATCGCGAGATTGGCGACGCCCGGCTGCACTCTGGCGCAGCGGTTCTCATAGTCGATTTCGAGAATGCGGTTGAACTTGCCCATCGCGAGCAGAATGCCGTCCTCGAGCGGCATGGAGCCGCCCGAAAGAGAGGTGCCGCCGCCACGCGGCACGACCTTGACGTTCATCTCTTGCGCAAGCGCCAGGATCGCCGAGACCTCTTTCACGCTTTGCGGCAGGACGACGACGAGCGGCAGCGCGCGATACATGGTGAAAGCGTCGCAATCATAGGCGCGCCGCGCGGTTTCATCCGCGATGACGCGCTCGGACCCGAGCAAGACGCGAAGCTTGGAGACGATTTCGTCGCGGCGCGAGAGGATTTGCGGCTCGGGGGCCGGCATGAGGAGAGGCATGGCGTCCTATCGAGCGCGCACAAGGTCAAGGCCGGCGGTTCAGGAGGAGCCCTGCGCTCGTCGGCTCATATAGCGAGACGAAGGGCAATCCGGCAAACATCGCGCTGATCAGGGTCTGCCGAGGAGCAGAAAATGCCCCGGGCGACGCCAAGAAGTCGATCCGTTGCGATCTCAAACTGAGATCATAGCGAGATGATCAAGAGGCCCGCGCGCAGGCTGACGCCAAATCGTCGGCCGTAATTCCCCTCCCCTCGCGTTTCACGCTCGAATGAAATTATTGGAGCCTCGGCCCTCGCGGGGGCCGAGCTCGGAAGGGCGCCCTTTGGGCGCCCCTCAGCGTTAGGCGTGCGGCTTATGCGCCGGCTTCTTGGGCTTGTGCACAGGCTTCGCCGGTTCGGCAGCCGGCGCGGGCGCGGCGGCAGGCTTGGGAGCCGCGGCGGGGGCCGGCGCGGGCGCGGGCGTGGGCGCAGGCTTGGGCGCCTCCGCCTTCTTCGCCTCGGGTTCAGGCGCAGGCGCCGCCGCGGCGGGCTTCGCCTCCTCGGCCTTCGCGCCGCCGCCCGCCTCCGCGAGCTTCTTCTTGCAGTCGTTGAAGTAATCGCCCCAGGGCTGATAGAATTTGGGGTTCTCCTTCGCGGCGATCCATTTCGTCGCGCATTGCGCCAATTCCTCGCCCTCCGCCAGCGCCACTGACGGCGCAAGGAGCGCGGCGACGAGCGCGAGACCCCGGAGGGAAACAGTCGTTCGAGAGATCGTCATAGAATTTCTCCTGGATCACGCTGCTGTGAGCGGAAACGTGACCGATTTTGCGGTTTTCGAGCGCGCCTTACGCGAAAAACCGGTTCCCATTTCTTTCGGCGCCCGCTCTGGCCCGAGCACGCGCCTTTTCCTTACTGTCGGGACCGGCGCGAAGGCCCACCCATTGCTGGCTTGTAGGCGCGCCGCGCGGCCGAAAAGGTCTTTCGAGCGAGGGCGGTCTGCGCATGAGATAAGGAGCAGGTCTCGTTACGAATTGCGTGGGAGCGGCGCCCGAAAGCGCCGCTCCTGTCGGCCAAGGCCTCAGTAATTGTATGCGCGCTCGCCGTGATCGGTGATGTCGAGGCCCTCTCGCTCCTGATCGGGCGCCGGGCGCAGGCCGATGACGAGATCGACGACCTTATAGAGGATCGCCGAGCCCACGCCCGACCAGATCAGCGTCGCGACGACGGCGGTGACCTGCGCGATCATTTGCGCCACGAGGTCGTATTTGCCGGCGTAGCTCTCGGCGATGTTCGTATAGTCGGTGATGCCGACGCCGCCCAGCGCGGGGCTGACCAGCAGGCCCGTCGCCAGCGCGCCGGTGATCCCGCCGATGCAATGCACGCCGAACACGTCGAGCGCGTCGTCATAGCCGATGGCGTTCTTCACCTTCGAGACGAAGAACAGGCAGATCGGCGAGACGATGAAGCCCAGCGCCAGCGAGCCGATCGGACCCGCAAAGCCCGAGGCCGGCGTCACCGCAACAAGGCCCGCCACCGCGCCCGAGATCAGGCCCAAAAGCGAGGGCTTGCCCTTCGTCGCCCATTCCGTCAGCAGCCAGGAAAGCGCCGCCGCCGCGGTCGCCACCATCGTGTTGACGAAGGCCAGCGCCGTCGTGCCGTTCGCCTCGAGGTTGGAGCCCGCGTTGAAGCCGAACCAGCCGACCCACAGCAGCGAGGCGCCGACCATCGACAGCGTCAGCGAATGCGGCGGCAGCGCTTCCTTGCCATAACCGATGCGCTTGCCGACCATGATCGCGCCGACAAGGCCCGCGATGCCCGCGTTGATGTGAACGACCGTGCCGCCGGCGAAGTCCAGCGCGCCCACGCCCTTCATCCACGGAGCCAGGCCGCCCGCGAGCCAGCCGACCGAGGAGGTCGCCGCGTCGATCTTGGCCTGCGCCGCCTGCTTCGCCGCATCCGTCGTCGCCGCCGCCAGCTCCGCCGCCGCATCGACGATCGCATTCGGATCGGCAACCGCCCAGACCCAATGCGCGATCGGGAAATAGATCACCGTCACCCACAGCAGGATGAAGACGAACACCGCCGAGAACTTCATGCGCTCCGCAAAGGCGCCGATGATGAGCGCCGGCGTGATCATCGCGAAGGTCATCTGGAACACGAAATAAGCGTATTCCGGAATGACGTGGCCCGGCGTGAAGGTCGGCGACACGGCGTTCGCGTCGACGCCCTTGAGAAACACCTTGCCCAGCCCGCCGATGACCGCGTTGAGCGCGCCGCCGTCGCCGAAGGCGAGCGAATAGCCGTAAAGCGTCCACAGCACGCCCACGAGCGCCACGATCGTGAAGGTCTGCGTGAGGATCGAGGCCATGTTCTTGATGCGAACGAGGCCGCCGTAAAACAGCGCCAAGCCGGGAATCGACATCATCAACACCAAGGCGCTCGACGTCAGCATCCAGGCCGTGTCGCCCGGATTAGGCGTCGGCGAACCGGCTAACGCCGGAGACGCAGCGCACAACAGCAGCAGCGAAGCGCCCGCAACGGCGGTCCGACGCAAATTTTGAAGCGGGCGAATGCTCATGGTTTTCTCCTGGGAGGTCTGAACGGAACGTGTCATCAAAGCGCATCCTGGTCGGTTTCGCCGGTGCGCACGCGCAGCGCGCTCTCGATCGGGGTGACGAAAATCTTGCCGTCGCCGATCTGACCGGTGCGCGCCGCAGCGGAGATCGCCTCGACGGCTTTGGCAGCCAGCTCGGAAGCGACAGCGACCTCGATCTTCAGCTTGGGGAGGAAGCTCACGGCGTATTCGGCGCCGCGGTAAATCTCGGTGTGCCCTTTTTGTCGGCCGTAGCCCTTCACTTCAGTCACCGTCAGCCCGTGCACGCCGATGCTCGTCAACGCATCTCGAACCTCATCGAGCTTGAACGGCTTTATGATCGCAATCACCAGTTTCATCTGATTTTCCCGTCTTGGCGTTGGATCGAGGTTGGAGCCCCTAGCCAACGAAGCCTGTGGCGCGGCCCCAACGCCGCCGAGCCGTTGACTACAAATGCCGTGCCAGCGGGAGATGAGCCTGATTTGCAGGCGCCTTCGCCTTTGCCATGGCATTTAGGACTGTAATCTACCGACTCTACGCCTATTCCTTGCCACAACCCGCTTGTTGGGTAAGCAAAAGGCTAAAATATAGGCGCCAAGAGCCGTGACGGAGGCGGCGCGCCTAGATTAGGCGCCTCGCCAGCGACGACGCGGCGATTGACCGGGAGGGCCGCATGGAGCAGAGAGCGGGCGCAGTTGGAAGGGGATGGGATTTTCGAAGTCATGTCCACGAAGGCGACCATTACGCTGTGCGCTGACGACTATGGGCTCACTTACGGCGTGAGCCGCGGCATCCTCGAGGCGCTCAAGGCGCGGCGCCTCTCTGCCGTCTCCGCGCTCGTCACGGGGCCGCGCTGGCCGGCGCTCGGCCATGAGCTGATGCGCGGCGGCTTCGACGCGGATATCGGGCTGCACCTCAATCTCACTCTCGGCGAGCCGCTCGGATCGATGCCGCAATTCGCCAAGCAGGGGGTTTTCCCGCCCATTCGCGAGCTGGTGCGCGCTGCCCGCCAGGGCAAGCTGCCGCTTGCGGAGATCCGCGCCGAAATCTCCCGTCAGCTCGACCGCTTCGAGGCGGTGATGGGGCGCCCGCCGGACTTCGTCGACGGCCATCAGCACGTGCAGGTTCTGCCCGACATTAGAGATGAGCTGCTGGAGGAGCTCGCCCAGC
Protein-coding sequences here:
- a CDS encoding N-formylglutamate amidohydrolase, whose translation is MTGEFEPNRLQRALEAGRASPVEPELGEPLALLAARDATTPLVFSSPHSGRIYPARFLEATKLDIATLRRSEDAFVDELFQPAAALGAPMLCAKFPRAYLDLNREPYELDQRMFEDALPENANSRSLRVAAGLGTIPRVVADAREIYREKLRVADALLRIGGLYEPYHIALAELMNRARQEHGVAVLIDCHSMPTLMAREGARAEKRRVDFVIGDRFGASCEQRLADALEETLRRLGYNVHRNRPYAGGFITEHYGRPRTGRHAVQIEVARSLYMDEARLEPNDQFQTVAEHLREAIGELLRAVGDAAPPARLAAE
- the glcF gene encoding glycolate oxidase subunit GlcF, which encodes MQTHFPPALLENPDMAQSEKILRACVHCGFCTATCPTFLLTGDELDSPRGRIYLIKEMLENDRAADARITRHLDRCLSCWGCMTTCPSGVHYMHLLDHARARVERTYVRPLPERGLRATLAFVLARPALFRWGLRFSALARPFARLFSERLAAMLALAPKKIPKASEVDRPQIFSAQGARRLRVALLNGCAQQALDPAINEATVRLLTRYGVEVVIAHGAGCCGALEHHLGKTDASRDLAARNIDAWTREIAKGGLDRIVINTSGCGTTVKDYGFMFRNDPLRAEAAAHIASIARDVSEVLAELAIAWPGAAPKLRVAYHSACSLQHGQRVTQEPMALLEAAGFETLGVPEGHICCGSAGTYNLLQPEMAAALRSRKVANIEALAPDVVAAGNLGCITQIAGGTDLPVLHLVELLDWASGGPKPAKLLARE
- the cpdR gene encoding cell cycle two-component system response regulator CpdR codes for the protein MTDSTPAKILLAEDDHDMRRFLVKALQHAGFVVTSFDNGLDAYDQLRVEPFELLLTDIVMPEMDGIELARRATELDPDIKVMFITGFAAVALNPDNQAPTQAKVLSKPFHLRDLVNEVQRLLAA
- a CDS encoding FAD-linked oxidase C-terminal domain-containing protein gives rise to the protein MPLLMPAPEPQILSRRDEIVSKLRVLLGSERVIADETARRAYDCDAFTMYRALPLVVVLPQSVKEVSAILALAQEMNVKVVPRGGGTSLSGGSMPLEDGILLAMGKFNRILEIDYENRCARVQPGVANLAISKAVEAQGFYYAPDPSSQIACSIGGNVAENAGGVHCLKYGLTTNNILGLEIVLMGGEVVRLGGKGLDCEPYDLLGLMTGSEGLLGVVTEVTVRLLRKPPLARALLLGFASIEAAARSVGAIIGKGVIPAGLEMMDRATIGATERFQPCGYPQDAEAMLIVELDGTAAEVDHLVGVVEDIARGEGATTVKASTSEAERLQFWAGRKNAFPAVACIGPDYLCMDGTIPRGRLPEAMLGMEALAKKYGLRVANVFHAGDGNLHPLILYDASIDGDMERAEALGADILRLCVSLDGVLTGEHGVGVEKRDLMGEMFSETDLEQQMRVKCAFDPQGRLNPGKVFPTLHRCAEMGMMHVEGGALPFPELPRF
- the glcE gene encoding glycolate oxidase subunit GlcE; this translates as MSLVPQDENELAEIIRDAAARVAPLRLVGSDTKRAFGRPSRGEALSLAAFSGVTLYEPEELVLTAGAATPRAEIEALLDAKAQELAFEPIDFGALFGSGAGTIGGLVATGASGPRRIKAGALRDHLLGFRCVTGRGEIVKSGGRVMKNVTGYDLSKLVAGSFGTLAALTEVTLKVLPKASSEATLLQTGLDEAASLAALRKASQAQADASGFAMLPAGSRPLSLARNVAAIRLEGAAISLDSRRDELVALLAPRGGAFETLDADASRALWRRLRDAEPVARAPGDLWRVSLAPTNGAKLLENLHAAGAAPIAHFYDWAGGLVWLCFEPTADARAGVLRRIVEELGGQATLLRAEDEIRARVGVFQPKPAALAALSRRVKESFDPAHILERGRLCAEF
- a CDS encoding P-II family nitrogen regulator; the protein is MKLVIAIIKPFKLDEVRDALTSIGVHGLTVTEVKGYGRQKGHTEIYRGAEYAVSFLPKLKIEVAVASELAAKAVEAISAAARTGQIGDGKIFVTPIESALRVRTGETDQDAL
- a CDS encoding ammonium transporter, which produces MSIRPLQNLRRTAVAGASLLLLCAASPALAGSPTPNPGDTAWMLTSSALVLMMSIPGLALFYGGLVRIKNMASILTQTFTIVALVGVLWTLYGYSLAFGDGGALNAVIGGLGKVFLKGVDANAVSPTFTPGHVIPEYAYFVFQMTFAMITPALIIGAFAERMKFSAVFVFILLWVTVIYFPIAHWVWAVADPNAIVDAAAELAAATTDAAKQAAQAKIDAATSSVGWLAGGLAPWMKGVGALDFAGGTVVHINAGIAGLVGAIMVGKRIGYGKEALPPHSLTLSMVGASLLWVGWFGFNAGSNLEANGTTALAFVNTMVATAAAALSWLLTEWATKGKPSLLGLISGAVAGLVAVTPASGFAGPIGSLALGFIVSPICLFFVSKVKNAIGYDDALDVFGVHCIGGITGALATGLLVSPALGGVGITDYTNIAESYAGKYDLVAQMIAQVTAVVATLIWSGVGSAILYKVVDLVIGLRPAPDQEREGLDITDHGERAYNY
- the hisN gene encoding histidinol-phosphatase, producing the protein MTAVDFEKFVEELAHVSGEAILPFFRTALSARNKSSAGDFDPVTEADHAAETAMRRLIEQFFPEHGIVGEEFGDRRVDAEYVWTLDPIDGTKSFICGFPTWGTLIGLSHKGAPVYGLMNQPFTRERFFGDGEAAFWSRYDGAEKRRIATRRCAALSEATLMTTSPLLIEEGRLEAFRRVEKQARLSRYGGDCYAYCALAAGHVDLVIEAGLHPYDIVALIPIVRGAGGIVTTWSGEDASKGGAIIAAGDPRVHEAALKMLGA
- a CDS encoding ChbG/HpnK family deacetylase, coding for MSTKATITLCADDYGLTYGVSRGILEALKARRLSAVSALVTGPRWPALGHELMRGGFDADIGLHLNLTLGEPLGSMPQFAKQGVFPPIRELVRAARQGKLPLAEIRAEISRQLDRFEAVMGRPPDFVDGHQHVQVLPDIRDELLEELAQRGLKGRCWLRDSGDALARILARGAQIKKALLLRYLSSDFGRDAALAGFAVNQGFSGFSDFRPGEDYAKLFKSYLRARGPRHLIMCHPGYVDDELRELDPVTVTREQELAFLLSPRFEAALAKKRLQLGRLSTAV
- a CDS encoding DUF5134 domain-containing protein — its product is MTALSQDLLSKVPSIVWIAVLCLVLLLEFKRWGSMRGEHRWCHSSHLIMLVGMIYMFFAMAFEREWMFRSAWMTLYAVICLVILFWMMIRLRGQGSIGKMWISTFIQQAAMVYMCYSPMRWIPVVSYALVLYFAFEALTPLISAPMGRSAKGLAPTPLFCWPNPNQLCAFVMAASMGYMFLGMQLKASLKESERLALQTNLEPVEANNAKRAEGSMLSPASALAAATLAASSSAPPPPANDPAPSRVQPQQGAEPAIRKASRAVGMSQARRPLWRSRARAHPVHPHVPRRHRPWR